CCAATTTAGGGTTGAATATCTGTGGGGTGCATCTTGATCGAAAATCAACACAGCCGAATGCGGAGCGTATTGCTTCCCAGATTCGTTCAATCGGGCGAGAGGTTCTATTTTTTAACGTCAATGCAGCAGATCCTGAAAAGCGTGCCGACATTTTGAAAGCGCTGAAGCAACGTGCGGAAGAATCGGGGAAGCCGATTTGTGTGCGGGTGTTGTTACATTCGTTAGCTTTTGGAACACTGAAGCCGTATATTGCTGAATCCCATGCGGAAGCCATTAATAAAGCGCAGATGGATATGACGTTGGATGTCATGGCCAACAGTCTGGTGTATTGGACCCAGGATTTAGTGGCACAAAAATTTTTGGGATCAGGGAGTCGAATCTTCTCCATGACCAGTGCCGGAGGGGCACGAGTCTGGCGAACGTATGGAGCGGTTTCCGCTGCAAAGTCCGCCCTGGAGTCACACACCAGACAATTGGCTCTGGAGCTCGCTCCTCTGGGTATCACCGTCAACTCGCTGATGGCCGGTGTCACGGATACTCCGGCTTTGCGTAAAATACCCGGTTCTGATGAAATGCTGACATTAGCCAAACGGAAAAACCCTTCAAATCGACTGACCACGACCCAGGATGTCGCCGATGCGCTAGGATTGTTAAGTCATCCGAAAGCTCATTGGATCACTGGAAATGTGATTTGTGTGGATGGTGGAGAGTTTATTGTTGATTAGTTCCAGGAAGTGAGGGGAGCCACGTAGGGGACTGCTCATGAGTCATGGAATTTTTTAGAGAGTGAGCGAAAAGGATGATGCCAGTTTTTGGTTTTTTGTTTCCTGGACAAGGCTCGCAGTCAATTGGCATGGGCAAGCCTCTTTTTGATAGTAGCCCTTCGGTTCAGGCCCTCTACAAGGAAGCCGCCGATATCTTGGGATATGATGTCGGTGGATTGTGTTTTGAGGGACCGTCGGAGCAACTCAATCAAACTGAATATACGCAGCCGGCATTGCTGGTGACGAGTCTCGCTGCGTTTCAACTGGTCCGTGAAGGTCCCCTTCTTCCCGCTGCAGTTGCCGGTCATAGCTTGGGCGAATATACCGCATTAGTGGCGGCAGGCGCGCTGGAATTTCGAGAAGCGGTTAATTTGGTGCAGAAGCGCGGACGTTATATGGCGGAAGCTGTGGCTCCTGGAAGCGGGTTAGTTGCCGCGATCTTAGGCCTGTCAGAAAAGGACGTCCGAAGCGTCTGTCAAGAAGCAGAATCTGTGGGTGTTGTGGCTCCGGCCAATTTCAATTCTCCAGGCCAAACGGTTATTGCCGGAGAAAAAGCGGCAGTGGAACATGCTGCAGAATTGGCTAAAGCACGTGGAGCGAAGCGGGTGATGCCACTTCCGGTCAGCGTTCCGGTTCATACCCCATTGATGCAGGTGGCTGCTGACAGATTGAAAAAAGATATTGATTCTTTAAAGTGGTCTGATTTAAATGTACCGTTGGTGAATAATGTGGAAGCCAAAGCCCTGGTATCAGCGGGAGAGGTTCGTGAGTCCCTTGTTCGACAATTACCTTCCCCCGTACGGTGGCAGGAAACCATTCAGGTCATGGCCCTGATGGGCATCACGCATTTCGTGGAAATCGGTCCAGGGAAAGTCTTGACGGGTCTAGTCAAGCGCATTGTTCCAGAGGCTACCACGTGGAATGTAATGGATCAGGAATCCTACGCTCACGTTCTGTCGCACTGTTCGTAAAGACAAACTGGGCCAAATTTTCAAGAAGGATTTGAGAATGTTGTTGACGGAAAAAATTGCTGTGGTAACGGGTGGTGCCCAAGGAATCGGGCAGGCGATTGCGACAACATTGGCCAGAGAAGGGGCTGATGTCGTGGTTGCCGATCTTGATGCTGAACGTTGTCAAGAAACCGTGGATCTTGTCCAACAATCCGGTCGTAAAGCGTTGGCGGTTTCGGTCAATGTTGGCGAATGGGAGCAGGCTAAGGGAATGATGGATCGCGTCCTCAAAGAATGGGGGCGAGTGGATATCCTGGTGAATAACGCAGGCATTACGCGAGATGGTTTGTTAATGCGGATGAAAGAAGAGGATTGGCATGCTGTCCTGCAGGTCAATTTGACCGGCACATTTTTCTGTGCAAAGGCCGTTCTGCCTTCCATGAGCAAGCAACGAAGTGGTCGAATAGTCAATATTGCTTCCATTGTCGGAGCGATAGGGAACATGGGCCAGGCCAACTATGCAGCGTCCAAAGCGGGAGTGATTGGTCTCACCAAAACAATTGCCCGGGAGTATGCCAGTCGGAATATTACCGTCAATGCCGTGGCACCGGGCTTTATTGATACCGCTATGACCCAACATCTTTCGCCAGAAATTAAAGAGGGGTTACTGAATCAAATTCCATTAAAGCGGTTAGGGCAACCTTCGGATGTTGCCGATGCGGTGTGCTTTCTGAGTTCAGAGAAGGCCGGGTATATTAGCGGTCATGTGTTACATGTGAATGGCGGGATGCATATGGCGTCCTAAGCCCATGCGCAACAGGATGTGTCTCATTCGATAAACTTTGCAATGAGGAGGAGCCAACAATGGCAGTTGAAGAGCGTGTTAAAAAAATTATTGTGGAACAATTAGGTGTGGAGGAAGATGATGTGGTCCCTGAGGCCAAGTTTGTGGAAGATCTTGGAGCCGATTCCCTGGATACGGTGGAATTGGTGATGGCTTTAGAGGAAGAGTTTGAAATCGAAATTCCGGATGAAGATGCAGAAAAAATTCAAACGGTCTCGGCAGCCATTGAATTTATTAAGGAAAAAGTCTGAGAAGGACATTGATCGCTGTGCGAAATTGCGGTTCACCCATGGTTGATTGTGGGGGGCGAGGGGGTAAAATCTTAGATTCAGTTTCGGGGTTTTCCAACGATGATGTGTACGGAGTTCCTCTATGAGTGAATGGACGCCACGACGAGTGGTTGTGACAGGATTGGGATTGGTCACCCCGTTGGATATTGGTGTATCCAATACATGGGAGAAACTATGTAAAGGCCAATCCGGGATCGGGCCGATTACCCGATTTGATGCAAGCCAGTATTCCGTGCAGATTGCGGGGGAGGTCAAGAACTTTGATCCCTCGACGTTCATTGAGAAAAAAGAAATTAAAAAGATGGATACCTTTATCCATTTTGCCATTGCAGCCAGTCAGGAGGCAGTGGATGATGCCAAGCTTGTCGTAAATCCGGATGAGGCGGATCGTGTGGGGGTCTATATTGGAGCAGGTATCGGGGGTCTTCCGGCCATTGAGCATTATCATAAGGTGTTGCTGGAGCGCGGTCCGGACCGGGTTTCGCCATTTTTTATCCCGATGGTCATTATTAATTTGGCCTCAGGGCAGGTAGCGATTCGTTTTGGTGCCAAGGGTCCGAATGCCTGTACGGTCACGGCCTGTGCCACAGGGAATCATTGTATCGGAGATGGATTTCGACTGATTCAGCGGGGAGAGGCCGATGTCATGCTGGTTGGAGGAGCGGAATCAACCATTTGCCCGACAGCGGTCGCTGGGTTTGCCGCGGCAAAGGCGTTGTCCAGGAGAAATGAAGAACCGAAACGGGCTAGTCGGCCTTTTGATAAAGACCGTGACGGATTTGTCATTGGCGAAGGTGCCGGTGTCTTAATCTTAGAGGAATTGGAGCACGCCAAATCTCGTGGTGCGCGTATCTATGCCGAAGTGATCGGCTATGCCATGAATAGCGATGCCTTTCATATAACCGCTCCACCAGACGATGGTGCGGGTGCGGTGACTTGTATGGAGCGTGCGATTCAGGATGCGGGGATCGCGAAAGAATCTGTGGGATATATTAATGCCCATGCCACATCCACCTTTGCCGATCGGATTGAAACGCAGGTCATCAAAAAAGTCTTTGGGGATCTGGCCTATTCCATTCCTGTAGGTTCTACCAAGTCCATGACCGGCCACCTATTGGGAGCTGCCGGAGGAATTGAAGCGGTTTTTTCTATCATGGCCATGCACCAGGGCGTCATTCCTCCAACCATCAATTTGGAGACGCCAGACCCCGAATGTGACTTGGATTATATTCCGACTCATGCCAGATCCTGTACTGTTGATGTCGCCATTTCTAATGCATTTGGATTTGGTGGTGTCAATGCCTGTTTGGTCTTCCGGCGTTGGAAAGGCGAATAGGCAGCATTGCCCCTTTCTGATTGGATAGTTTCGAGAGATGTGCCTCTCCAGAGTTTCAGTATCTATTGCCCCAATCTCGCCACAAAAAATATGATATACTGCACTGTTTTGGTCAAAAATAAGAGAAAAACGATCATGCCTGTCAACATTAGCATTTCTTTGTAGGTCTCGTGGCTGCTCTTGCATTTGAAGACCTTCAAGAATCCTTGGAGTATGTCTTTAAGCAGCAGGCTTTGCTGTGTGAGGCTCTCACCCACCGTTCATACTCTCAAACTCAACCCCAGGCGGTGAGCCCCCACAATGAACGATTAGAATTTTTAGGGGATGCGGTGCTGGGATTGATTGTGAGTGAAAGTCTTGCCGCGATGTTCCCAAGTGGCACAGAAGGCGAACTCTCCAAGATTAAAGCGAGATTGATTAGCCGATCTACTCTCTCGAAAGCGGCGAGTCGTCTCCGGTTGGGACAGTGGTTACGATTGGGTCGGGGGGAGGAAGCCTCAAAGGGTCGAGAAAAAATATCGCTATTAGCCAATGTCCTTGAAGCGATCATTGGGGCGGTGTATCTTGATGGAGGGTTGGAGCCTGCAAGAGCATTTATTCAAAAAGTTTTGACCACGGAATTTTCTTCCTTAGAGAACAGTCCTGTGTCATCAGCCGGGTGGGATGGGAAAAGCCGTCTGCAAGAATGGACGCATAAACAATTTGGGGTAAGTCCGCAGTATCGACTTGTTCAGGAATCAGGTCCTGACCATCAGAAGGTCTTTGCTGTCACGGTGGAAATTCAAGGGAAAATTATGGGACAGGGAGAAGGACGGACAAAAAAAGAAGCCGAACAATGTGCGGCAGCGAAAGCGCTCGCCCAGTCTGAGATTCATGTTTCAGGCGAGCTTGGTCATCCAATCAAGAAATTCAACAGATTAGCCATGGAGGAGGAATTATGAGGGTTGTGTTGCAGCCACGGACTTTAGCGAGTGCTCTACGTCAGCTCATGATGGTGATCGGACTGTCCACCATTGTCACCGCAGGTGGTTCTCTTGTCCCAACCGGGGCGGCTGCGGAAGAACCATCGAATGCTGATACCAAGGCACCTCACGTATTGATCAAAACGAAATTTGGTGAAATGGAAGCCGTGTTATTTCCCGACTTAGCACCCAAGCATGTGGAAAGCTTTCTCAAATTAGTCAAGTCAGGGTTTTATAACGGAACCATTTTCCATCGGATCATTCCTGGATTTATGGTTCAAGGGGGGGATCCTTTGACCAAAGATCCAGCCAACCGCAGCCGGTTTGGAACCGGTGGACCGGGCTATACGGTTCCAGCAGAATTTAACCGGGTTGCTCACGAAAAGGGTATTCTCTCCGCGGCGCGCACGGCAGACCCCAATAGTGCGGGATCCCAGTTTTTCCTCATGGTGGATAAGGCCCCCCATCTGGATGGCCAGTACACCGTGTTTGGTGAAGTGGTAAAAGGCCTTGAAGTGCTTGATACAATTGTGGGCCAGCCCCGCGACTTGAAGGATAATCCACTAGAGCGGATTGAAATGACGATAGATGTGATGCCGTAACTCGGCAGAGGAAAGCCGGAAATGTTGATGAAACGTGCCGATCAGCTGACGGGTTCTGTCGAAGGGGGGTCTGGTGCGTAATCAAATCCACTGGGAATAATGATGCGCCCTCCCGCCCCGGTTTGGCGGGCGAGTTGTTCTGCTACATCGGGATGGCGTTCCCGGATATAGCCGAGTAATCCATGTAAAAATCGATGGGACCGAAGCCCTGATCCGGAAAATTCCTGGATGAAGATATGAGCCTGGTCTAAGACGTTGGTGACCAAATGAGATTCTAAGGGTTGGCGTTCGCCGAAGACCTTAAATTCCTTTCGTAATTCTTCACCGAAAGCGGGTATTCCCGAATCTGGTATCTGGATCAGGCTGAAACTTCGCCTGAGGCTTTGGAGGCCTTCCAATACCTCGGCGTCCTGTGCGTCACGCCGGTCCTGGAAAAAGCGATAAGCCAAGGCCTCAAAGACATAAAATATTTCAGTCGCCCGTTCACCCCCGAGATCCAATAATTGTCGGTAGAACCCCCGACGTTCGAGTTCAAACCGGTTCCCCACTCGTTTTTGCTGGTAGTCATCATTGCTCTCAAGAAAGACGCAGGAAGTCGGGCAACTGATATTCGTGATGCGGTTGGTGCCGCAACATTGGCTGCAAATCATTCCTCCAAGGGCGGGACACGTCCGTTTCCCTTTACGTTGATGACAATAGAGGCACTTACTCATTTGCCGCATCTTTCTTAAGCCAGCCCAGTCCATAATCAGACCAAGATCGGGTTTTTTTGTTGGGGTTATCGTTAGAGGGACGCTCAAGACCATTAATTTCGGCGCCGTTTACATACAGGTAGGGGACCATGATCACATGATTGACACGGTCGACCCCGATCCCCGAAGGGGACAACAAAAACTCGGCAATCACCTCTTTTTTGTGATTGGCCAGGATTCGCCAGACTTTCCCTACCGTGAGGTCAGACACATACATGGTGCCGTATTTATCGAAATCAATACCGTCTAAATTATAGAACCCACCAGTAAAAAAAGTATTGGCGAACAGCTCCTGAATCGTCCCGTGTTCATCAATCTCAAAGATCTTCCCATCCTCCCATCCAACCCCCACCACATGCCCATTCCTGGGATGAATGGTGAGGCCACGTGGGTGTGACAGGCTCTCATCCTGGGCAAAGACCGTCACGGTATGATCGTGGGCGGCTTCATCAATGTGATAGATGGTATTGGAGTCGGAATCAGAGACATACAGCCCGCCTAGAGGATCCGCAGCCAGCCCGGCAAGTGATTGACTGTGGAATTGTGCGAAGGAAATAGTGTGAAGCGTTTCTCCGGTGTTTTTGTCAAATCCTCGGACCGCATCCAGGTCAGCCACATAAAGAGTTGCGCCCACCAGAGCCATTCCTTTGGGTGAGTTCAGGATAACCGACTTTTGCCCACCTTGGATGAAATGGAGATCAATCATCTTTCCCTCAGGGGTCACTTTACTGATAAAACCTTTATTTTCGCGTGTCCCGGGGTCTCCGTTGGCATTGGCGATGAAATAGACCTGCCCTTCATCGGCAATCATGCTTTGCGGGAACGCTAAATTCGCCACCTCCTCGGCATAAACAGCAGTCCAGCAACTCAGCACCAACATACTAGTGAGGATCGCATTCCTGAAAGAAGCAGCAAGGCAATATGGGTTCATGGAAATAACCGAACTTTCGCTGAGACGATGAGGACGATCAGAGCGACAAGGGATGTGGTTAGAGGAAAACCTGAAGGGGCATGGTAAGTGAGGTTTTTGTAGGGTGTCAAGGAATGGTGAGGAAGCCATTTCGTTGACGAAGATTTTCCCTGCCTGATATCGTAAATCACCGCTCATAGCGGTTTGACCATTTTATTTGAAGGAGTCAACGTGCCAGCACAGATCATTGATGGCAAAGCATTAGCCCAGGCGATTCGAGAGGGCATTGCTGAAGACGTTCGCCTTTTCGAAAAAGATACCGGAATCAAGCCCGGATTAGCCGCAGTATTGGTAGGAGATGATCCGGCATCGGCCGTCTATGTGCGGAACAAGAGAATTGCCTGTGAAAAGGCCGGACTCTATCCTCAGGAACATCTTTTGCCGGCATCGACCCCCCAAGAATCATTATTGAAGCTGGTTCATCAGCTCAATGCCGATCCCCAGATCCATGGCATTCTGGTCCAGCTTCCCCTTCCTTCGGGCATGGACAGTCAAGCGATTTTGCACGCCGTCTCTCCGGAGAAGGATGTGGATGGATTTCATCCGGTCAATGTCGGGCGTTTAGTGACCGGCGACCCAGGGTTTATCCCCTGTACCCCAAAAGGGGTCATTCAGATGATCGATTCGACCGGACAGGATATTGCCGGGAAACGTGTCGTGGTTATTGGCCGGAGTAATATTGTGGGAAAACCGGTGGCTATGTTGCTCTTGCACCGACATGCCACTGTCACCATCTGTCATTCCCGGACCAAAGATCTCCCCGGGGTGGTTCGGGAAGCGGACATCGTGATTGCGGCCATCGGGAAACCGCTTTTCGTCACCCCAGACATGGTGAAAGAGGGGGCGATCGTCATTGATGTGGGGATCAATCGATTAGCCGATGGAAAATTAGTCGGGGATGTGGATTTTGGTCGGGTGAAGGAGCGAGCCGGATGGATTACACCCGTTCCCGGTGGCGTTGGCCCGATGACGATCGCTATGCTGCTTCAGAACACGGTGGAATCCGCGAAGCGGGTTGCTGGCAAATAACCCTCACTGCATACAAAAGAAATCGGCACACATGACGATTCCCGAATTTGTCCAACAGAAGAAACAGGGTAAAAAGCTCACGGTCGTCACGGCCTACGATGCGCTGTTTACCCGGGTTGTGGAGCAAGCCGGGCTTGACGTCATTCTGGTTGGAGATTCCCTTGGCATGGTCGTGCAAGGCAAGCCCAACACCTTATCAGTGACCATGGAAGACATGCTCTATCACACGCGGCTGGTGGCTCAGGCTGCCCAACGGGCGCTGGTGATTGGGGACATGCCGTTTATGTCCTACCAGGCCAGCGTGGAAGATGCCGTGCGGAATGCGGGGCGTTTTCTGCAAGCGGGGGCGGCTGCTGTGAAACTTGAGGGTGGTGCGCCAGTGGTCGATCGGGTGGAGGCCATGACCCGGTTTGGTATTCCCGTCATGGGTCACCTGGGCATGACCCCACAATCGGTCAATCAATCTGGCGGATATTCAGTTAAGGGCAAGGCGCAGGAAGAAGCGGAAACGATTGTGAGCGATGCCAAGGCCCTTGAGGCTGCGGGGGCATTTGCGGTGGTGTTGGAATGCATGCCAATCGGGCTGGCGCAAAGTATTACCGAAGCCCTTTCTATTCCGACCATTGGCATTGGCGCCGGGCAGGGATGTGATGGACAGGTGCTGGTGCTCTACGACCTGTTGGGCCTCTTCGATGACTTCGTCCCCAAATTTGTCAAACCGTATGCCCATCTGAAGGCGGACGCCCTACAGGCGCTCCGGCGCTATAAAGAAGAAGTTGAATGCGGAAAATTCCCCACCGACGCTGAAAGTTATCATTAAATAAATTAATTTTTTCACCCCCTTCTCTTCAAGGTTTTCCGGGGGAACAAATTTACCTATTCCCTACCCTTAATGCTTCCAGAACAACCGCTCTCCATAAGCCTGGCAAGATAGCCTTCGGTTCCGACTCATCCTCATCGCGTGCCATCAATCTTATCTTTCATTTTTTCACCCCAAACTCCCCATCTAGAATTCCCCAATTCACCAAACCCAAGAGACATGGTCAAAAAGAGAAGCCAAAGAACACAGGCAACTTGACTTAACTCGCCAGTTCACCAAAAATCTCCCCACGACCATTCTAAAGCGTTCGATTGGCGCTTGGTGTCCTGCGGGATCGGCAAGCGTTCGCAGTCGTATAGATGGACAAACCATTCATCAGGTGGTGGGATGCTGATCCGAATAATATGCCCTAGGACATGCCCGTATGAACAGCCATTGACTGAAACCGCAGAGATTGCCGCTTATTTTCAGAAGAGTCGATGAGAGGTTAAATGGACAGGAAATCACAGATTCGCACCGTACGTGGATGAACTTAATTATTGTTAGCCTGAAAGGTTCTGAAGCGCACTGTTTGGAGGCTACTGCTTGAATTACATCATGATGCCAAATTCGAAAGTGGGAGAGGACGCATGCCATCAATTCCTAGTCTGCCTCGCAGAGGCCACAGCAGAAATTCCAGACCAATAGATGCTGCTTCCGATTCCTGGCCAAGCGAACCCGATCTACCGAGAACGCGTGTACTGCTATGAGCTGTATCATCAATTGAGAGTAGTTACCGGTGATACCTTTGGGTATTCGCTTGGAGGACAAGTTGACAAGGCAGTGCACCCGATTCTAAGTAAAGCTGATTTGGGCAAAACCAAGCCGGATTTACTAGTACACAAGTCTGGCGGAATGGACGACAACTTGATCGTTATGGAAGTGAAACCCGTGAATGCAAAGCCTAGGGATATCAGAAATGACTTCCAAAAATGACATCCTTTGTCCGTGAAGGTCGATACTATCTGGCTGTTTATCTGGTCTATGGCGACAATAATAAGGAGTGAGAGAAATTTAGAAAGAAGCTTATGCGACAGGTGCAAAAGCCAGAAGGAGATCAAATTGCCCTTCAGGATATTTGCCTTTATTGGCATCAATCTTCAGGGGGCCGTGCCATAAAAACACCCCGGTGTCCAAGCGAAAAACCGTGACCTGCGGACGCGTATCGCTGGTGATATGCCACAAAGCATCTCGCATGGCGGAGACATCTCGTTCCGGCTTTTTAACAGGACGGCTGCTTAAATGCTTGGCAAAATATGCTCTCCGGCGCTCACAGATAACGAGATAGAAGCTATCGTTGTTTTCTCTGGCGAATTACCTTATAGAAAACGAGCTTAATGGAATTTTCAACTGATGCCTAATTCTGGACGCCTCTGTGCACTTGCAAAGGGACAAACATTATAAAAAGAATAGCCATCCTGGCATGGTAACAATCCTGTGTTCGAATCACATTCAGGAGGTCGACAAACTCTGCGGGGGGGATTTGAAGTCTCTATTATTCAATTGTGCCGCGTTTTTGGGTAAGTGTGTGAGCAAAAGATGTGAAAACTTTATTACCCCTAAGGCCTTTTTGATTGTTTTGTTCTGAAATTTGCCAAACCCTATCTGCAAATATATTAAATGTGCCGCTGTTTCCCAACGAAATTTTTGGGGTAAAGCTCTTTTGAGGCCAAGCTCTTGCCTGTTCAAGTCCGTGGAAATTTTCTGGCATTGTGGTCATTGAGTACTATGTAATGCTTGTTTGTCGTGGGGCAGGTGATTTTTGAACAAAGCGATGAGAGCTATGGATGATTAAGAAATCAGAATTAGCAAGGCCGGTTATGTCTAGCTTTTCTTTAGAGGAAAGCACCGGATAGCTATGCTTGTCGGTTTTCTCCGCCCTTCGGGCTCGGGTGCTCATGAACTCAACGGATAGGCGAAAGGTCAATCATTTCAACTAAGGAGATTGTGCGTATGCCTGGAATGTTCAAGTCCCCCAATAAAGCCGAGGATAATATTCTTTCTGATTTGGGCCCGCTATATCATAATTATTCGTTCTTTGGGGTAAATAATGTTCAGTTGCCAGGTATCTACGAATTAAATCAACAAGCAAAAGCACCGATTATCATCGCCTATATTGCTTATGCTATTGCTAAATCTAAAAAACATGCCTTAGACCGCGTATCTTTATCAGAGCTGTTTTGCGCGGATGGTTTTTACGCTATGGTTGCCTCCAGGCTGGGCTGTAATAGAAGCATTGGCATCGATAACGATAGGGATAAGCATTTTGAACATGCTAATGTGATAGCCGAACGACTGAATCTTCATGGCGTAGAATTTGAGAAAGAAGAGATCACGCCAAATTCAAAATTCATTTCAACAGATGTCGTGGTAAATGTGGGAGGTCTTTATCATGTCGATGCCCCCGATAAAATATTGGACCTATCATACGGGATGGCAAATAAATACCTAATAGTTCAGAGTGTTGTTTCTTTAAAAACAGAGAGTGAAGATTATTTTGAAGCTCCGGCCCCAGGTTGGACATGGGGAAACAGATATAGTCGAAAATCGTTTGATAAAATGATCAAGAAAATCTGCCCAAAAATCATCGACCAGCATTTCAATGAGCTTGAAGGCAATAATAGACTTGAAGACAGAGGAAGTGTGTATTATTTGATTGAAAAATAGGTTTATGTAATGAAAGCATCTAAATTGGTCACAACGTTTAGATGAGAGCCACGCCACGTGTTGCCGCACTTGAGTCGTAAGAGTTCTTAGTGCATATCTCAACTTTGAAGGGAAACTTCAATCCATCCTACCAAGGGCTCTTATCAAGGGTTTGGCAACGAAGAGCTTCAATCCACTGCTCAAATCAAATTCAGAAGGTCGAGAGCTCCGTGTCGAGATCACAGATCAGGACTAAATAATTCTCCAGGGCTTGAGGATTGGTCTTGGTTTTCAACGACTGGTTCGGCCTATTCAATGACTGGAATCTCTGAATTTGTTAACCCCTATGCCCATTCTAAAGGCGGATGCCTTGCAGGCTCTCCGGCGGTATAAAGAAGAAGTTAAATCCCTTGAGGGTATATTTCCCGCTGCCTGCGGCGTAATAAACTATTCGTCTGAGCGAGTACATTCATAATGCCCCGTCCGCTTGCGGCGGGGATCATTTTTTGCGGCAAATTTTCAACG
The sequence above is a segment of the Nitrospira sp. MA-1 genome. Coding sequences within it:
- the fabG gene encoding 3-oxoacyl-[acyl-carrier-protein] reductase; amino-acid sequence: MLTEKIAVVTGGAQGIGQAIATTLAREGADVVVADLDAERCQETVDLVQQSGRKALAVSVNVGEWEQAKGMMDRVLKEWGRVDILVNNAGITRDGLLMRMKEEDWHAVLQVNLTGTFFCAKAVLPSMSKQRSGRIVNIASIVGAIGNMGQANYAASKAGVIGLTKTIAREYASRNITVNAVAPGFIDTAMTQHLSPEIKEGLLNQIPLKRLGQPSDVADAVCFLSSEKAGYISGHVLHVNGGMHMAS
- a CDS encoding SDR family oxidoreductase, which encodes MSGTTSWGENDWALILGASSGFGEAAALELANLGLNICGVHLDRKSTQPNAERIASQIRSIGREVLFFNVNAADPEKRADILKALKQRAEESGKPICVRVLLHSLAFGTLKPYIAESHAEAINKAQMDMTLDVMANSLVYWTQDLVAQKFLGSGSRIFSMTSAGGARVWRTYGAVSAAKSALESHTRQLALELAPLGITVNSLMAGVTDTPALRKIPGSDEMLTLAKRKNPSNRLTTTQDVADALGLLSHPKAHWITGNVICVDGGEFIVD
- the fabD gene encoding ACP S-malonyltransferase; the encoded protein is MPVFGFLFPGQGSQSIGMGKPLFDSSPSVQALYKEAADILGYDVGGLCFEGPSEQLNQTEYTQPALLVTSLAAFQLVREGPLLPAAVAGHSLGEYTALVAAGALEFREAVNLVQKRGRYMAEAVAPGSGLVAAILGLSEKDVRSVCQEAESVGVVAPANFNSPGQTVIAGEKAAVEHAAELAKARGAKRVMPLPVSVPVHTPLMQVAADRLKKDIDSLKWSDLNVPLVNNVEAKALVSAGEVRESLVRQLPSPVRWQETIQVMALMGITHFVEIGPGKVLTGLVKRIVPEATTWNVMDQESYAHVLSHCS
- the acpP gene encoding acyl carrier protein, whose translation is MAVEERVKKIIVEQLGVEEDDVVPEAKFVEDLGADSLDTVELVMALEEEFEIEIPDEDAEKIQTVSAAIEFIKEKV
- the rnc gene encoding ribonuclease III: MAALAFEDLQESLEYVFKQQALLCEALTHRSYSQTQPQAVSPHNERLEFLGDAVLGLIVSESLAAMFPSGTEGELSKIKARLISRSTLSKAASRLRLGQWLRLGRGEEASKGREKISLLANVLEAIIGAVYLDGGLEPARAFIQKVLTTEFSSLENSPVSSAGWDGKSRLQEWTHKQFGVSPQYRLVQESGPDHQKVFAVTVEIQGKIMGQGEGRTKKEAEQCAAAKALAQSEIHVSGELGHPIKKFNRLAMEEEL
- a CDS encoding class I SAM-dependent methyltransferase — encoded protein: MPGMFKSPNKAEDNILSDLGPLYHNYSFFGVNNVQLPGIYELNQQAKAPIIIAYIAYAIAKSKKHALDRVSLSELFCADGFYAMVASRLGCNRSIGIDNDRDKHFEHANVIAERLNLHGVEFEKEEITPNSKFISTDVVVNVGGLYHVDAPDKILDLSYGMANKYLIVQSVVSLKTESEDYFEAPAPGWTWGNRYSRKSFDKMIKKICPKIIDQHFNELEGNNRLEDRGSVYYLIEK
- the folD gene encoding bifunctional methylenetetrahydrofolate dehydrogenase/methenyltetrahydrofolate cyclohydrolase FolD — translated: MPAQIIDGKALAQAIREGIAEDVRLFEKDTGIKPGLAAVLVGDDPASAVYVRNKRIACEKAGLYPQEHLLPASTPQESLLKLVHQLNADPQIHGILVQLPLPSGMDSQAILHAVSPEKDVDGFHPVNVGRLVTGDPGFIPCTPKGVIQMIDSTGQDIAGKRVVVIGRSNIVGKPVAMLLLHRHATVTICHSRTKDLPGVVREADIVIAAIGKPLFVTPDMVKEGAIVIDVGINRLADGKLVGDVDFGRVKERAGWITPVPGGVGPMTIAMLLQNTVESAKRVAGK
- the fabF gene encoding beta-ketoacyl-ACP synthase II; translated protein: MSEWTPRRVVVTGLGLVTPLDIGVSNTWEKLCKGQSGIGPITRFDASQYSVQIAGEVKNFDPSTFIEKKEIKKMDTFIHFAIAASQEAVDDAKLVVNPDEADRVGVYIGAGIGGLPAIEHYHKVLLERGPDRVSPFFIPMVIINLASGQVAIRFGAKGPNACTVTACATGNHCIGDGFRLIQRGEADVMLVGGAESTICPTAVAGFAAAKALSRRNEEPKRASRPFDKDRDGFVIGEGAGVLILEELEHAKSRGARIYAEVIGYAMNSDAFHITAPPDDGAGAVTCMERAIQDAGIAKESVGYINAHATSTFADRIETQVIKKVFGDLAYSIPVGSTKSMTGHLLGAAGGIEAVFSIMAMHQGVIPPTINLETPDPECDLDYIPTHARSCTVDVAISNAFGFGGVNACLVFRRWKGE
- the panB gene encoding 3-methyl-2-oxobutanoate hydroxymethyltransferase codes for the protein MTIPEFVQQKKQGKKLTVVTAYDALFTRVVEQAGLDVILVGDSLGMVVQGKPNTLSVTMEDMLYHTRLVAQAAQRALVIGDMPFMSYQASVEDAVRNAGRFLQAGAAAVKLEGGAPVVDRVEAMTRFGIPVMGHLGMTPQSVNQSGGYSVKGKAQEEAETIVSDAKALEAAGAFAVVLECMPIGLAQSITEALSIPTIGIGAGQGCDGQVLVLYDLLGLFDDFVPKFVKPYAHLKADALQALRRYKEEVECGKFPTDAESYH
- a CDS encoding peptidylprolyl isomerase, translating into MMVIGLSTIVTAGGSLVPTGAAAEEPSNADTKAPHVLIKTKFGEMEAVLFPDLAPKHVESFLKLVKSGFYNGTIFHRIIPGFMVQGGDPLTKDPANRSRFGTGGPGYTVPAEFNRVAHEKGILSAARTADPNSAGSQFFLMVDKAPHLDGQYTVFGEVVKGLEVLDTIVGQPRDLKDNPLERIEMTIDVMP